The DNA window TCCCGGGCAACCTCGGTGGGCCAGCGCACCTACGAGTTGTCCGAGCTGCTCGTCGACGTGCTCGAGGTGGAGGACGTCGGGGCGTTCTACCCGCACCGGGTGACCTATCACCCGACCTGCCACAGCCTGCGGATGACCCGGGTCGGCGACAAGCCGCTGCGCCTGCTCCGGCAGGTGCGCGGCATCGACCTGGTCGAGCTGCCGGCCGCCGACCAGTGCTGCGGGTTCGGCGGCACGTTCGCGATCAAGAACGCCGAGACGTCGACCGCGATGCTCGCCGACAAGATGACCAACATCGTCTCGACCGGCGCGGACGTCTGCTCGGCCGGTGACGCGTCGTGCCTCATGCACATCGGCGGCGGCCTGTCCCGGCTGAAGACCGGCGTGCGCACGGTCCACCTGGCCGAGATCCTCGCCTCGACGGAGTCCTGAGATGACCACATTCCTGGGCATGCCGGCGACCGCGCCGCGCGGTGTCGGCAACCTCCGCGGCGACCAGACGTTCCCGCAGGCCGCGCACGAGGCCCTCGGTAACTCGCAGATGCGGCGCAACCTGCGGCACGCCACGACCACCATTCGCGGTAAATCCGGCAAAGTGATCGCGGAGTTGCCGGACTGGCAGTCGCTGCGGGACGCCGGATCGGCGATCAAAGCAGATGTGATGAGCCGGCTTCCCGCCCTCCTGGAAGAGCTGGAGGCCCGCGTCACCGAAGCCGGTGGCGTCGTGCACTGGGCCGCCGACGCCAACGAGGCCAACGCGATAGTCACCCGGCTGGTGCGCGAGACCGGCTCCGACCGCGTCATCAAGGTCAAGTCGATGGCGACCCAGGAGATCGGGCTCAACGAGGCCCTGGAGGACGCCGGCATCGCGCCGGTCGAGACCGACCTCGCCGAGCTGATCGTGCAACTCGGCCACGACAAGCCCAGCCACATCCTGGTACCCGCGATCCACCGCAACCGCTCGGAGATCCGGGAGATCTTCCTGCGCGAGATGCCCGGCGTGGACCCGGCGCTGACCGACGACCCGCCGGTGCTCGCGGCGGCGGCCCGCAAATACCTGCGCGAGACATTCCTGTCGACGAAGGTGGCGGTCAGCGGGGCGAACTTCGCGATCGCCGAGACCGGGACGCTCGCGGTGGTCGAGTCGGAGGGGAACGGCCGGATGTGCCTCACCCTGCCGGACACCCTGATCACCGTGATGGGCATCGAGAAGGTGCTGCCCACCTGGCAGGACCTCGAAGTGTTCCTGCAACTGCTGCCCCGGGCGTCGACCGGGGAGCGGATGAACCCGTACACCACGATGTGGACCGGGGTGACGCCCGGCGACGGGCCGCAGAACTTCCACCTGATCCTGCTGGACAACGGTCGTAGTGCGGTTCTCTCCGACACCGTCGGGCGCTCGGCGCTGCACTGCATCCGCTGCTCGGCCTGCCTCAACGTGTGCCCGGTCTACGAGCGGGCCGGCGGGCACTCCTACGGCTCGGTCTACCCCGGGCCGATCGGGGCGGTGCTCTCCCCGCAGCTCACCGGCGTCGCCGACAACGCGTCACTGCCGTTCGCGTCGTCGCTCTGCGGCGCCTGCTTCGACGCCTGCCCGGTGAAGATCGACATCCCGTCGCTGCTCGTGCACCTGCGCAACGAGGCGCCACACCCGCGGTCCGAACGCGCCGCGATGGCGGCGGCGGCCCGGATCATGGACAAACCACGGGTGTACGCGTCCGCGCAGCGCGCCGCCAAACTCGCCCGCATCGCCGGGCGTCGTGGACGGGGCCTGCCGCCGCCGCTGTCCGGCTGGACCGCCGGGCGAGACCTGCCGGAGTTCCCCAAGCAGACCTTCCGCGATTGGTGGGCGAAACGATGAGCGACTCCCGTGATCTGGTCCTCGGACGGGTCCGCGCTGCTCTGCGCGACGCCCCGGTGCCGCCGCCGGTGCCGCGCGAATACCGGCCCGCGGGGCGGGCGGCGTCGCTGGAGGTGCTGATCGATCGGCTCGTCGACTACAAGGCCGTCGTGCACCGGATCAGCGAGGAGGAGATCGCCTCCACCGTGACCGCGTTGGTGGCGTCGGCTGCCGCTGAACGGGCGGCTTCGGCTTCCGCTGGACGGGCGGTCTCGGCTTCTGCTGGACAGGCGGTCTCGGCGGGGGAGTCGGTGATCGTACCCGATGGGCTGCCGCAAGCATGGCGCCCCGCCGGCGCCGTTCCCGACGACGGGCTTGCGCCGGACCGGATAGCGGCGGCCGACGCCGTGCTCACCGCGGCGGCCGTGGCCGTGGCCGAGACCGGCACGATCGTGCTCGACGGCTCACCCGACCAGGGCCGGCGGATCATCACTCTCCTCCCGGACGTGCACATCTGCGTGCTCAGGCCGTCACAGGTGGTCGCGGCCGTGCCGGACGCGGTCGCCCGGCTCGACCCGCGAAGGCCGCTGACCTGGATCAGCGGACCGTCCGCGACGAGCGACATCGAGTTGAACCGGGTGGAGGGTGTGCACGGGCCCCGGCACCTGCACGTGCTGTTACTGACCGGGTGATTGGTCGGCAGGTGAGTGCTTCGCGACGAGTTGGGTGACGAGCGCGAGGCTCTCGTCGATCGCGGCGGTCAGCTCCTCGAGCGAGCCGTCCGGGCCGGCCTCGCGCTCCATCGCGTCCGTCTTGCGGGCGTCCTCACGGATCCGGTCGATGATCTGCTGGAAGTCGCGGCCCCAGTCGGTGCCGGGAACGATCGCCTCCTCGACGGCACGCAGGTGCGGCTCCACACGGGCGGCGAAAGTGTCCGGTTCAGTCACGGGTGAACCCTACCTCGCGGGGTGGTGGCGGAAGTGTGCGCTGGGGGCCGGCTGGTCGTGAGGGTCCTTGGGGGAGCGCCGGGGTCCGGCTGGTCCGGCTGGTGGTGAGTGCTGTTGCGGAGGGCCTGGGCAGCGCTGGGAGCCAGCTCGTCTTGGCCGGCTGGCTGCTGGTGCTGTGTGGTGTCCGGTTCGGGAGCGCTGAGCGCCAACCGGGGTCGCGGACGGCCGGGAGCAGTGCTGCGCCGCCTCATCGATCTTGTTGATTAGAGTGGCGGCCGTGACGGATCAGGTGAGGGCGGCGTGGGAGCGGATCGAGACGGGGCTGCGC is part of the Actinoplanes missouriensis 431 genome and encodes:
- a CDS encoding (Fe-S)-binding protein; this encodes MRIALFATCLADTLFPEAAKATVLLLERLGHEVVFPFEQTCCGQMHVNTGYQKEALPLVKRYVQTFDPYDVIVAPSGSCVGSIRHQHSMVAAKYGDAGLASRATSVGQRTYELSELLVDVLEVEDVGAFYPHRVTYHPTCHSLRMTRVGDKPLRLLRQVRGIDLVELPAADQCCGFGGTFAIKNAETSTAMLADKMTNIVSTGADVCSAGDASCLMHIGGGLSRLKTGVRTVHLAEILASTES
- a CDS encoding LutB/LldF family L-lactate oxidation iron-sulfur protein, giving the protein MTTFLGMPATAPRGVGNLRGDQTFPQAAHEALGNSQMRRNLRHATTTIRGKSGKVIAELPDWQSLRDAGSAIKADVMSRLPALLEELEARVTEAGGVVHWAADANEANAIVTRLVRETGSDRVIKVKSMATQEIGLNEALEDAGIAPVETDLAELIVQLGHDKPSHILVPAIHRNRSEIREIFLREMPGVDPALTDDPPVLAAAARKYLRETFLSTKVAVSGANFAIAETGTLAVVESEGNGRMCLTLPDTLITVMGIEKVLPTWQDLEVFLQLLPRASTGERMNPYTTMWTGVTPGDGPQNFHLILLDNGRSAVLSDTVGRSALHCIRCSACLNVCPVYERAGGHSYGSVYPGPIGAVLSPQLTGVADNASLPFASSLCGACFDACPVKIDIPSLLVHLRNEAPHPRSERAAMAAAARIMDKPRVYASAQRAAKLARIAGRRGRGLPPPLSGWTAGRDLPEFPKQTFRDWWAKR
- a CDS encoding LutC/YkgG family protein, which produces MSDSRDLVLGRVRAALRDAPVPPPVPREYRPAGRAASLEVLIDRLVDYKAVVHRISEEEIASTVTALVASAAAERAASASAGRAVSASAGQAVSAGESVIVPDGLPQAWRPAGAVPDDGLAPDRIAAADAVLTAAAVAVAETGTIVLDGSPDQGRRIITLLPDVHICVLRPSQVVAAVPDAVARLDPRRPLTWISGPSATSDIELNRVEGVHGPRHLHVLLLTG